The following proteins come from a genomic window of Anopheles ziemanni chromosome 3, idAnoZiCoDA_A2_x.2, whole genome shotgun sequence:
- the LOC131289284 gene encoding N-glycosylase/DNA lyase has translation MSSSHWRSLLCEFNQLQLKATLLGGQSFRWKSHQPNGVEEGQAEFIGVFANIVWILRQAEHELQYRIVGEQPYPNGSNMDMVNSPLKKKPTGSGNLAHVRLKVAEPVEYGTGSELLYPSSYYEQLLRIYFRLDVNLEDHYQQWTKCHTHFAHSADKFYAVRQLDQDPVENLFSFICSQNNHIARISDMVEKLCSNYGDKICDYEGKAYYTFPSVAAFAHESVEPRLRELGFGYRAKYIQRSAEQILRAGDLEWFQRLSHLDYKEAHKELLTLTGIGPKVADCICLMSLNHLQAIPVDTHVFQLAKNYLPKLGDTKNVTDRQYVLVADKFREIYGPFAGWAQTVLFCSDLRQFKENNGKRNIENKSTTKKKSRKN, from the exons ATGTCTTCATCACATTGGAGATCGTTGCTATGCGAGTTTAATCAGTTACAGTTAAAAGCTACACTCCTAGGAGGTCAAAGTTTTCG CTGGAAAAGTCATCAACCCAACGGAGTGGAAGAAGGCCAGGCTGAATTTATTGGTGTTTTTGCCAACATTGTATGGATTCTTCGGCAGGCCGAACACGAACTACAGTATCGCATCGTTGGGGAACAACCGTACCCGAATGGTTCGAACATGGATATGGTCAACTCTCCCCTAAAGAAGAAGCCAACTGGTAGCGGAAATCTTGCTCATGTTCGTCTTAAAGTAGCAGAACCGGTGGAGTATGGCACGGGTAGTGAACTACTTTATCCGAGCTCTTACTATGAGCAGTTGCTGCGAATTTACTTCCGTTTGGATGTGAATCTCGAGGACCACTACCAGCAGTGGACAAAGTGCCATACACACTTTGCGCACAGCGCTGATAAATTCTATGCCGTCCGGCAGCTCGATCAGGATCCGGTGGAAAACCTGTTTAGTTTCATTTGTTCACAAAACAATCATATAGCGAG AATCTCCGATATGGTGGAAAAGCTGTGCAGCAATTACGGGGATAAAATCTGCGACTACGAGGGCAAAGCGTACTACACGTTCCCATCCGTAGCTGCATTCGCTCATGAATCCGTTGAACCACGGCTTCGCGAGCTGGGCTTTGGTTACCGTGCGAAATACATACAGCGTTCGGCAGAACAAATCCTCCGCGCGGGCGATCTCGAATGGTTTCAACGGCTCAGCCACCTGGACTACAAGGAGGCCCACAAGGAGCTGCTAACACTGACGGGCATCGGTCCGAAAGTGGCCGACTGTATTTGCCTTATGTCGCTAAATCACCTGCAAGCGATTCCGGTTGATACGCACGTTTTTCAGCTCGCCAAAAACTACCTCCCTAAGTTGGGGGACACGAAAAACGTCACAGACCGGCAGTACGTATTGGTGGCGGACAAATTTCGTGAAATCTACGGCCCATTTGCAGGTTGGGCACAAACGGTCCTATTCTGCTCCGATCTACGGCAGTTCAAGGAAAACAACGGGAAAAGGAATATCGAGAATAAATCGACgacgaagaaaaaatcaaggaaaaattaa
- the LOC131288405 gene encoding period circadian protein — translation MSATGMENLEGAESTHNTKVSDSAYSNSCSNSQSQRSGSSKSRHSGSNSSGSSGYGGKASTQASSVAPLPQPTTKRTKEKDRKKKKLKTNTEILVSVAEQRSSQKQGQTLQKKQQSKVEQMNVDSNDQQQQQQQIQQQQQQQQQQQGAQIQKQQPAGHQAQTADQQQAQSQQESNTPRTNKPDVEDGFCCVISMHDGVVLFTTPSITHSLGFPKDMWLGRSFIDFVHPKDRATFASQITSKVVVPLGESKSGQKDQKNSLYVMLRKYRGLKSAGFGVTKTSVSYEPYRLVLTFREAPAENAELMSGRSILLIISATPVKSAYKEANESLCERELKFSTRHTTSGVLSYVDGNSVESIGYLPQDILGRSIMELYHPDDMSILRNVYETVMVKGQTAGASFVSQPYRFLVNNGCYIVLSTEWTSFVNPWSRELEFVIGNHRILQGPSRPDVFDPRFYCQEQHQFPDELLKEAKMIEEQILRLLKEPVAKPSDMVKQEVSKRCKALASFMEELMDEVAQPELKLNLLNESDFTFSERDSVMLGEISPHHEYFDSKSSSETPPSYNQLNYNENLQRFFDSRPVMNIEEQMKIDSSGGTNTETIDEQTHASPNQRGFSASGGGGSGGSAGNFSSESNAQMDSTTNTTSNTGGTGGTGKSSGGGGGSFQPPTLTEELLCQHNEDMQKVMLKKHREARMVARGTEKNKKGPPDKGGYGGAMAHGVKRGPSHSWEGDAHKAVKHQHTEDPNGPSCSYQLQQKGGPVASQALQQQLLIQQQQQKQQQQQQNQQNKQLHLQHYKPQQQQHHHQHQQHGQQHGTMVSQSMQLQPMQQQQPQQQQQQPGQQIQMSHQSQFQAHGVAGSSYFAETAMSAQLMSYSTTHTTPSVNAPQMTYVTNAGVGCSNRIGELWPPFSVSATTTTAPGTGPASVMPSHSIFPTLYYIPAAATVATAPTAPAPQPAPLSVPYMAAGVMYPHPQLYQQSLLYPPVMYHTMPYQPLPPPCGIENDSRITHQQQQQQQQQQQQQHQQQQQHQQQQQEQQRQQSQAGQQNGGPGNSQSIGGGLLGPGQPSGNNGQQPAQPVEGQGTSGYGATKQLPVYMTVPPSAGSGSLSQTPFQRPSSQATSVKAEPGSAMGSIASASIVANRAFSESSKKDLTDSPVISNVDCTDCGLDEVLEKHRCSGGASGEAGNRKTGSRGNNAAGKTSSGDGEASGNAVGLCELSDDMDESSFSSFYSSFLKTDNSSEGHSAAEKKESNEMCWESGSIVGANGRKTRGSPGGGSAEGGGGGGSTNNGGGRAKRRPNPPWLDNVSQTKDLIYRYQINERSIKELLDSDNVKLKKFSQPILVNDQLGQLYLDLELEGLSAKLTLSDATSGSSSDDCDTKDKTKVTKRNMKYSKLVMIYEENAPFPPPNHPEPEP, via the exons ATGTCCGCCACAGGAATGGAAAATTTAGAAGGGGCCGAATCGACGCACAACACCAAGGTGTCGGATTCTGCCTACTCCAACAGTTGCAGCAACAGTCAATCGCAAAGGAG CGGAAGCTCCAAGTCACGACACAGTGGTAGCAACTCGTCCGGAAGCAGTGGATATGGAGGAAAGGCGTCCACGCAGGCCAGCAGCGTCGCTCCACTGCCCCAACCTACCACCAAGCGCACAAAGGAAAAGGACCGCAAGAAAAAGAAGCTAAAGACAAACACCGAAATCTTGGTTTCGGTCGCCGAACAGCGCAGT AGTCAGAAGCAAGGACAAACCCTCCAAAAGAAGCAACAATCCAAAGTCGAGCAGATGAATGTCGATTCAAatgatcagcagcagcagcagcagcaaatacaacagcaacagcagcagcaacaacaacaacaaggagCGCAGATACAAAAGCAGCAGCCCGCTGGCCATCAGGCACAAACGGCTGATCAGCAACAGGCACAGTCGCAGCAGGAATCCAACACTCCGCGCACGAACAAACCGGACGTGGAAGATGGCTTTTGCTGCGTCATATCGATGCACGACGGGGTGGTACTTTTCACGACCCCTAGCATCACCCACAGTCTGGGCTTCCCAAAGGACATGTGGCTTGGTCGGTCGTTCATCGACTTTGTGCACCCGAAGGATCGGGCAACGTTTGCCAGTCAGATCACGTCCAAGGTGGTCGTGCCGTTGGGCGAATCGAAAAGTGGCCAGAAGGATCAAAAGAATTCACTTTACGTTATGCTGCGCAAGTATCGCGGGCTCAAATCGGCCGGCTTCGGAGTCACGAAGACGTCGGTTAGTTACGAACCGTACCGTTTGGTGTTGACTTTCCGTGAGGCTCCAGCGGAGAACGCGGAGCTAATGAGTGGACGAAGCATTTTGCTGATTATCTCGGCGACGCCGGTCAAGAGTGCTTACAAGGAGGCGAATGAATCACTGTGCGAGCGGGAGCTGAAGTTTAGCACACGCCACACGACATCGGGCGTGTTGAGCTACGTGGATGGGAATTCCGTTGAGTCCATCGGTTACCTACCGCAGGACATTCTTGGGCGGTCTATCATGGAGTTGTACCACCCGGATGATATGTCTATCTTGCGCAACGTTTACGAAACGGTCATGGTGAAGGGACAAACGGCTGGGGCGTCTTTCGTCAGCCAACCGTACCGCTTTCTGGTGAACAACGGATGCTACATCGTGCTCAGCACCGAATGGACGAGCTTCGTAAATCCGTGGTCGAGAGAGCTGGAGTTTGTCATTGGCAACCATCGGATCCTGCAGGGTCCCTCGAGACCGGATGTATTTGATCCGCGGTTCTACTGCCAGGAGCAGCATCAGTTTCCCGACGAGCTGCTCAAGGAAGCCAAGATGATTGAGGAGCAGATCCTACGTCTGCTGAAGGAACCAGTCGCGAAACCCTCAGACATGGTGAAGCAGGAGGTATCGAAGCGTTGCAAGGCACTTGCCTCGTTCATGGAGGAGCTGATGGACGAGGTGGCCCAACCGGAGCTGAAGCTCAACCTACTCAACGAATCGGACTTTACCTTCTCCGAGCGCGACTCGGTGATGCTGGGCGAGATATCGCCTCACCACGAGTATTTCGATAGCAAGAGCTCGTCCGAGACGCCGCCAAGCTACAATCAGTTGAATTATAATGAGAATTTGCAGCGCTTCTTCGATAGCCGGCCGGTGATGAACATCGAGGAGCAGATGAAGATAGATTCGTCCGGCGGGACGAACACGGAGACGATCGATGAGCAAACGCACGCGAGCCCGAACCAGCGAGGTTTTAGTGCCAGCGGTGGCGGAGGGAGCGGTGGGTCGGCCGGGAATTTCAGCTCCGAAAGTAACGCCCAAATGGACAGCACGACCAACACGACGAGCAACACGGGTGGGACGGGCGGAACGGGCAAATCGAGTGGAGGCGGAGGTGGTAGCTTCCAACCGCCGACGCTCACCGAGGAACTGCTGTGCCAGCACAACGAGGATATGCAGAAGGTGATGCTGAAGAAGCATCGGGAAGCGCGAATGGTGGCACGCGGGACGGAAAAGAACAAGAAGGGACCACCGGACAAAGGAGGTTACGGTGGGGCGATGGCACACGGTGTCAAGCGAGGACCATCGCACTCGTGGGAAGGTGATGCGCACAAAGCGGTTAAGCACCAGCACACCGAGGACCCGAACGGGCCATCGTGCAGTTACCAGCTGCAGCAGAAAGGAGGACCGGTGGCGTCACAAGCACTCCAGCAGCAGCTACTgattcagcaacagcagcaaaagcaacagcagcagcagcaaaaccaGCAGAACAAACAGCTCCACCTGCAGCATTACaaaccacagcagcagcaacatcatcaccagcaccagcaacatGGACAACAGCATGGTACAATGGTTTCGCAATCGATGCAACTTCAGCccatgcagcaacagcaaccccagcagcagcagcagcaaccgggaCAACAGATTCAAATGTCCCATCAGAGCCAATTTCAAGCGCACGGCGTAGCCGGCTCGTCGTACTTCGCTGAGACGGCCATGTCAGCGCAACTGATGTCCTACAGTACGACCCACACGACGCCCTCTGTCAACGCACCGCAAATGACGTACGTAACCAACGCCGGCGTCGGCTGTTCGAATCGCATCGGCGAACTGTGGCCACCGTTCAGTGTGAGCGCCACGACGACTACCGCGCCCGGCACCGGTCCAGCAAGCGTCATGCCATCGCATAGCATTTTCCCCACCCTATACTACATCCCAGCGGCGGCCACCGTCGCCACCGCACCTACCGCTCCCGCTCCCCAACCAGCCCCCCTCAGCGTGCCATACATGGCGGCCGGCGTAATGTATCCCCATCCCCAGCTGTACCAGCAGTCGCTTCTCTATCCACCCGTTATGTACCACACGATGCCTTACCAACCCCTGCCTCCTCCGTGCGGAATCGAGAACGACTCCCGAATC ActcatcagcaacagcaacaacagcagcaacaacagcaacaacagcaccagcagcagcaacaacaccaacaacaacagcaggaaCAACAAAGGCAACAATCCCAAGCAGGCCAACAAAATGGCGGCCCAGGCAATTCGCAATCCATCGGTGGTGGTTTACTCGGTCCCGGGCAGCCTTCCGGCAACAACGGGCAACAACCGGCACAACCGGTCGAAGGACAAGGTACATCCGGTTATGGTGCCACGAAACAGCTGCCCGTATACATGACGGTGCCACCATCGGCCGGAAGTGGTTCGCTTTCGCAAACACCGTTCCAGCGGCCTTCATCACAAGCGACCTCCGTTAAGGCGGAACCAGGCTCAGCCATGGGAAGCATCGCGTCAGCATCGATCGTTGCCAATCGG GCATTCTCGGAATCATCGAAAAAGGATCTCACCGATTCGCCGGTCATCTCGAACGTGGACTGCACCGACTGTGGCCTCGATGAGGTACTGGAAAAACATCGCTGTTCGGGCGGTGCTAGTGGCGAAGCCGGAAACCGAAAGACGGGATCCAGAGGCAATAATGCTGCTGGAAAGACGTCGAGTGGAGACGGTGAAGCGAGCGGCAATGCCGTTGGATTGTGCGAATTGAGTGACGACATGGACGAGTCGAGCTTTTCCAGCTTCTACTCGAGTTTCCTCAAGACGGACAACTCATCCGAGGGCCACAGTGCGGCGGAGAAGAAGGAATCGAACGAGATGTGCTGGGAGAGTGGATCGATCGTTGGAGCTAATGGAAGGAAGACTAGAGGGAGCCCGGGAGGTGGATCAGCCGAGGGTGGTGGAGGGGGAGGTTCTACGAATAATGGCGGTGGGCGGGCTAAGCGACGTCCCAATCCGCCATGGTTGGATAATGTCAGTCAGACCAAGGATCTCATTTATCGATATCAGATTAACGAGCGTTCCATCAAGGAGCTACTCGATTCGGACAATGTCAAATTGAAGAAATTCAGTCAG CCAATTCTCGTCAACGATCAGCTGGGGCAACTATACCTTGATCTCGAACTGGAAGGTCTCTCGGCAAAGCTAACACTTAGCGACGCAACATCCGGCAGTAGCAGCGACGACTGCGACACAAAGGACAAAACCAAAGTAACCAAGCGCAACATGAAGTACAGCAAGCTGGTGATGATCTACGAAGAGAACGCACCGTTTCCTCCTCCGAACCATCCGGAGCCCGAACCGTAG